Proteins encoded in a region of the Campylobacter geochelonis genome:
- a CDS encoding universal stress protein — MMFKKLFFPIGGGDELKERIRGALLVNKWFGTHMSIMAFQLDPSTVYNVRMTLRGGVMMDEFLKTAKEELEAEQEENIRIFKEECDKLGIKVSEDQHQPNSAFLRNVIGTRSELVEKHSKYCDLVVVAVPPTGTITGTFEAGVVKSGKPAIVIPRELKEFKIERVLVSLTGSTTNSRALTNAIPILKEAKEVHCITAQHYLQDSMEETQGRIRNYLSMHGINPTFEIVKTEGKIPGQVLTDAAKNGKFDLIVTGINEDSGFREIFLGGASRYFLKNTTVPVFM, encoded by the coding sequence ATGATGTTTAAAAAGCTATTTTTCCCTATCGGTGGTGGAGATGAGTTAAAAGAGAGAATTCGCGGCGCGCTACTTGTAAACAAATGGTTTGGAACACATATGAGTATTATGGCGTTTCAGCTTGACCCATCAACTGTTTATAATGTCAGAATGACACTTAGAGGCGGGGTTATGATGGATGAGTTTTTAAAAACCGCAAAAGAAGAGTTAGAAGCCGAGCAAGAAGAAAATATCAGAATTTTTAAAGAAGAGTGCGATAAATTAGGCATTAAAGTTAGCGAAGATCAACATCAGCCAAATAGCGCATTTTTAAGAAATGTCATCGGAACTCGTTCAGAGCTAGTCGAAAAACACTCTAAATATTGCGATTTAGTTGTCGTAGCAGTTCCGCCAACTGGAACTATCACTGGTACTTTTGAAGCCGGTGTTGTAAAAAGCGGAAAACCAGCTATAGTTATCCCAAGAGAGCTTAAAGAGTTTAAAATCGAAAGAGTTCTAGTAAGTCTTACTGGAAGCACAACTAACTCAAGAGCTTTGACTAATGCTATTCCTATTTTAAAAGAGGCTAAAGAGGTTCACTGCATTACAGCTCAACACTATCTTCAAGATAGTATGGAAGAGACTCAAGGCAGGATTAGAAACTATCTTAGTATGCACGGCATAAACCCAACTTTTGAAATAGTTAAAACTGAGGGTAAAATTCCAGGACAGGTTTTAACCGATGCTGCTAAAAATGGCAAATTTGACCTTATAGTAACTGGCATAAATGAAGATAGCGGATTTAGAGAGATATTCTTAGGCGGCGCTTCAAGATACTTCCTTAAAAACACAACCGTTCCTGTGTTTATGTAA